The Merismopedia glauca CCAP 1448/3 genomic interval AAACGTGTTTGGCATCAAGAAATGGCAACTATCTATTTACTCGAACAAGGCACTTGCCTGCAAAAAGAGCAACTAAGGTTTATCATTCAAATTTCTCAAAATCAAAAACTAGAGGTTCCGATTCGAGAAGTCGAACGCATCCTAGTTTTTGGCAACATTCAACTAACTACTCCTGCTATTAATGCTTGTTTGCAAAATAACATTCTGGTGCTATTTTTAAATCAAATTGGTCATTATAATGGGCATTTATGGAGTTTAGGAGGGGTACATTTAAATAACGAGATGATCCAAATAGATCGGCATAAAGAGCCAAAATTTCAGTTTCAAGTTTGTCAAGCGATTGTTTGGGGAAAGCTAACTAACTCTAAACGGCTTTTAATGAGGTTGAATCGGCGGCGGAAAGTATCAGAAATTGACCGTGCAATTCTGGGAATCGATCTCGATCTAGAACGTCTTGAATCAGTAGATAGTATCGATCAATTGAGAGGTTATGAAGGGATCGGTGCGGCTCGATATTTTCCAGCTTTTGGGCAATTAATTACTAATGAGAATTTTAGGTTTTCTCAACGACATCGCCAACCCCCAACCGATCCAATTAATTCTCTCTTGAGTTTTGGCTATACTATCTTATTTAATAATGTTCTGAGTCTGATTATTGCGGAGGGACTTTCTCCATATTTTGGCAATTTTCACTATGGAGAAAGAGATAAACCTTATTTAGCCTTTGATTTAATGGAAGAATTCCGGGCACCTATTGTTGATGGAATGGTTTTGAAAATCATCAATAATTCTTTACTCACTCCCAACGATTTTGAAACTGTGGCTAGTAATGGAGGAGTTTACTTAAATCATTCTAGTCGGCGAATTTTTCTCAAAGAGTTGGAAATGCGAATGAATAAGATGGTATCTCACTCTGACGTTCAATCTCCTGTGACATATAGACAAGCAATTCAATTACAAATTCGCCGATACAAGCAAAGTTTATTATCTTCCGTTCCCTACGAATCATTTCTCAGGACGATGTAATTATTTATCATGCTGGCTTTAGTGGTTTATGATATTCCTGACGATAAACGTCGCACTAAATTATCCAAGTTTTTAGAGGGATATGGGAGGAGAGTGCAATTTTCAGTTTTTGAGTGTTTCCTGAGTTTAGAGGAGATGCGACAGCTTTTTAAGCTGATTGAGAAGCGAGTTAAACCTCAAGAGGATAACGTTCGCTTTTACTGGATTTCTCAAGATGCGGTATCAAGGGTTTTAACTATCGGTAGTGAGTCTCCTGAATCTCCGCCAAAGTATTATGTAATCTGAGCGGGAATGTATCGGAGCAATCTGCAATAACCTACCTCATCGACCTCGGTGAAACCCTGATTATTTCGTTCACCTAAGTTAATCCTTTACAGGGAGAGGGTTTGAAGATTAGTTTTGAGTTACTTTGGGCGTTGATTTATACTTAGGGGAAGGGGTAAGTTATTTTAAAGCTTGAAATCCTTACTCCGTCTGCTCTGTCAGACGAACTCCCTACCTATTGGGTTAAATAGGATTAGTTGGAAACCGCAACGCTAAGAGTGTTAGCACAAACTACTCTAGCCCTACCTATTGGGTTAAATAGGATTAGTTGGAAACTCGACCAAGACTACTTTGGAACAACTCTATATTCACCCTACCTATTGGGTTAAATAGGATTAGTTGGAAACAAGAAATCTTTTTAGAGTCAAAAGGTCCGTGCAACATCCCTACCTATTGGGTTAAATAGGATTAGTTGGAAACAAAGAAAACAAAATTTCCAAATTTAATTAACCAAACTTCAACCCCTACCTATTGGGTTAAATAGGATTAGTTGGAAACTAGTGGTTTTGGCCACTACTGTAGTGTTGTCAACCCCCTACCTATTGGGTTAAATAGGATTAGTTGGAAACTTCTTGTGTGAAACGTTCAGCAGCCATACGGTCGTTGTGTGCCCTACCTATTGGGTTAAATAGGATTAGTTGGAAACACTATTTGGATGTAACCATTATTGCTAGCTTTAAAACCCCTACCTATTGGGTTAAATAGGATTAGTTGGAAACGCAAAAATGAAACACGAAGTGAAATTAACGCTAAACCCTACCTATTGGGTTAAATAGGATTAGTTGGAAACTCAGGTACATAAATGTACTTGACGATGGAAAAATCACCATCCCTACCTATTGGGTTAAATAGGATTAGTTGGAAACTATGTGCCGTCAGAGAGATACTTTCCAGCACCAGGAACCCTACCTATTGGGTTAAATAGGATTAGTTGGAAACCGGTTACTTCAAAAGATTTTGAAGTGTAGATAAAGGGAACCCTACCTATTGGGTTAAATAGGATTAGTTGGAAACATTATTTACCATTTCAGCAGGAAAATCGATATACTTACCCTACCTATTGGGTTAAATAGGATTAGTTGGAAACACCGGTGAAATAGGCGGTTTGCCTATTTCTTACTTTCGGAGCCCTACCTATTGGGTTAAATAGGATTAGTTGGAAACAATAGATGCAGAGCATAACAAAATTAACACAAACCCTACCTATTGGGTTAAATAGGATTAGTTGGAAACGAGAGTGAGACAACAACCAAGAACATGATGGTTACCCCTACCTATTGGGTTAAATAGGATTAGTTGGAAACTTCTATCTGCATTCTAGTTTAACATTTTCCAGGTAATCCCTACCTATTGGGTTAAATAGGATTAGTTGGAAACCCAACATACGCTGTAATGACTGCGCCAATGTAACCGTATTCCCTACCTATTGGGTTAAATAGGATTAGTTGGAAACAAATAATTCTATCTTGTTGCTATAGGCAACAAGATACCCTACCCTACCTATTGGGTTAAATAGGATTAGTTGGAAACAAAAGTTTGCAGTGAATCAGCCTTTATAGAATTCAACCCTACCTATTGGGTTAAATAGGATTAGTTGGAAACGTCACTTCTATATCAGAAGGCCCATCCACAGAAATTTCAGGCCCTACCTATTGGGTTAAATAGGATTAGTTGGAAACGCAGAAGAGAAGATCCCATCGTTAGAACCCGCAGCTACGCCCTACCTATTGGGTTAAATAGGATTAGTTGGAAACTAGAGATACAAGGCAAGTGACAAAATGTCATCGCCCCTACCTATTGGGTTAAATAGGATTAGTTGGAAACTAAAGAATACCGATGAGAACCAAATTGTTTTGATTCTACACCCTACCTATTGGGTTAAATAGGATTAGTTGGAAACCAAAAATTCTTTTTTTGAAGAAAAAAAGAAAACTAATTAACCCCTACCTATTGGGTTAAATAGGATTAGTTGACAGAAAAAAAGAGTGGAGAACCTCCACTCTTTTTTTGGTAACTAGCTGGAAACACCTCTTTCCAAGGGCACGCTTTAATACATATCAAGGAAAGCGAAAAGAACCCAGTCAACAAAGTATGAAAATACAGCGTCGGGTACTAATACTCGCAGATGCAGACAACACGCAAATAGCCGCGCAAAGCTTCAACAGAAAGCTAGATTGGCTAAAACTTCGAGATTATCTTGCCGACCCTAAAGAAGGAAGAGAACTCGTTGAAATGGTAATTTATGTGGGGTTGCCTCCCTTAAAAGCACAATTTAGCGAACCAAGAAAAAACAAAGAAAAGTTGATTTTTTGGGCGAAAAGTAATGGCTTTTTAGTAGTGATGCATCCCGGTAAACCAAAAGGAGAAGACTATGAAACTGACATAGATATTGTGATGGCAATGGATGCCTTGGAACTATCCTTAGAAATTCGACCCGATATTGTCGTTTTAGTCACGGGAGATTCCGACTTTGCCTATCTGTCTGAAAAACTAAGACGAAGAGGAATTCGCGTCGAAGTTGCATCAGTACAAAAATCGTTGGGAACTGAACTGAAAAATTCTGCCAATAGTTTTATCGATTTAATAGGAGTTTTCGATGAATTTCAACCACAAAACCGAAGAAGAAAGTTTTATCGTCTCGGACATTCCAATGTCTTCGATTGAATCTCAACCTCGCTTACCTTGGGGAAACCTCATGAATAATTTGGCAGTTAACCTATCAAATTGGTCTGATTTTATGAAAGGAGAAATAATGAATGTCGTTAACGGTAAACTAGTCCAAGTTAACACTAATTCTTTAGACGAGGAGTTAAAATCCATATATCAACCAGAAGAATCACAGATTGAGAAAATTGAGTCACTCCAAATTTCTTTTGAGAACTTATCGACAAGAGTAGATTCTCTAGAAATAAATCGCTTACAAAGATTGCAAGCAAAACTAGAATTAATTGAAAAAAGGACTGCCAAACAACTGATAACAATGGCAATTCTTGGTTCGCTTGGTTTAAGCGGTTTAGGGATTTGGATGGGAACTCAGAAAAATGCCCTTACTCCTGTTAGTAATGCCACATCTTTATCGGAATTAACCGAAAAGTAAAAGGGTAATCTCATACCAGCTTTTCTACTACCACAGCAGAAGACAAAAGCTCAAGCTAATTTAGCATAATCTGAGGTTGGGTAGAGCTATAGCTCTACCCAACCTATCTAAATCTCAATTATTAAGGAGATTAAATGAGGGCAACTGTTAATGGCAAATTAATTGATTTGCCTGAAGGTACGACTATCGAAGATTTGAGAGCTAGGTTGCCAGAGATTGGCAATGATGATGTTTTAGAAGAAGGCTTTAAGGGCACAAAACCGTTGCCAGAAAATGAAGCTCTCAAAGAAGGTTCTAAGGTGTGGACGATACCCAAAATTGTTAAAGGAGCGGCATCACTATGACGATCGCTATTAGTAATAACAACTCTACTTTTCGACTGAATTCTCGATTGCACGTCGAACTACAACTGTTAGAAAAAGTTACTCCTCATATTGTCGTAGGACAAAAAACAATTGGAGAGGTCAAATACACGGCTATTTTAATTGAAAGAATCCCGCTATCCTCTCGTAAATTTAAAGTAACCAACTCCAATATGCTGTTTTTACTGCCGCCAGATTACCCGCGCATTCCTCCCATTGGTTGTTATCTCAATTATCCTTGGCAAACTGCCGGACAAGGAGATCGTCATTTTACTTTACAAAGTCATTATGGCGCACCTTTTTTAAGCGAATCAGGTTGGTATTGGTATTGTGTAGGACTAGGAGGAGGTTTTAGTCGAGAAAAATGGCTCAATGCTTGGCGACCTGCAAAATATCCCGAAAAAGGGCACAATTTAGTAACTTTATTTTTAACAGCGCGTCACGCTATCAATAGCGAAGAATAGGTTTCTTGCATAGTTCAATTCACTATTTTTGTCCATAAATCGAGATGAAATCTCAGCAAAAATCACTCACATTTTCTCTGCATATACCTCCGCAAATGTGGCAATCTTTTCGCCAAAGTATGCTATCCGCGAGAACTAATAATGAAGAGGTAATTGGCTTTTTTTTCTGCCAACGCCAACAAGTCTCAAAATCTCAAATACGCTATCTTCCCCAAAATTGGATCGTTCCTGACTCCGATTGCTACGAACGACAATCGACTCAAGGATTGGTTCTCAAACAAGATTTTCACTTGTATCTGTTAAAAACCTATTTAGATGGGCAAAAATTACATATAGTTCACGTTCATACCCATGCAGGATTAGCAAGTCCTAACTTTTCATCAATTGACGATCGCCATGAATCTCAATATGCCCAGTTTCTCTCCGCTTATTTTCCGTCAAAACCCCGTTTGATTTCGGGCGTATTTGATGAATTATTAGAACGTTCTCAATTCCGCATTTGGGATAGAAAAGGCGAATCTTGTCAACAAATACAGTGCTATCACTCTTGGTTCGAGCAAAAACCATCTTTAAGTGTCGATAGGCAAACAGATTCAAGATTCCTACGCCAACAGGTTTTTGGCGAATCATTTCAAAAACAACTAGGTCAACTTAATGTTACTTTAATTGGTTGTGGCGGGATTGGGGCAATTTTTGCCGAACTCTTCGGACGATTGGGTGTCAAACACTGGCATTTCATCGATCCAGATCGGTTGGAAACTGTCAACCTGAATCGAATGCCAGGAACTACTCCTCGAATGGCACAACAAAAATGGTACAAAGTTCATTACCTTAAGGGTTTAATTAAACGCATCTATCCCCAAGGTTCTCATGTCAAAGCCGTACCAAAAGCGATCGAGGATTGTGGCGAACGAGAAATTGCTCGTTCAGATCTGATGGTAGTAGCAACAGATAATCATCACTCCAGACAAATAGCCCAAGATTTAGCCCTCAAATATATGCGCCCGCTTATTTGCTTGGGAACTCACATAGAGATCAAAGATAGAATACCTCGAATGTACTGTCGGATCACCGTTCCTCCTTTAGGTGGTGGCTGGTGTCTGATGTGTGGCAATATTATCAATTTGCAACAAGCCGCCCTAGAAGCTGCACCTTCAGAAATTCAGCATCTGGCTATAGGTGCAGGTTATCTGGAAGATATCAATGACCCTGCCGTATTTTGGTTGAATGGAATCTGTGCAAGTACGGGTGTTGGTATTATTCACGGCATGATTAACGGTTTTTTGGATGTAGAGAAAGGACTAGACTGGATTTATCATTTTCCCTCATCCGATTGGCTGAAAACGGATGTGCGATATCTAACAACCACCGATTGTTATTTTTGTGGTTGCAAACAAAACTGACTTAATTGGAAAAACCTATTTCCAATAGCAAGTTTTAATTAATAATCACAGAAACTTAGAAGTGGTTGACAATGCATCAAAACTGGTAATACCCCTTTCCACAATTGTGAGATCTTCAACTTGTTGAGTAATTCAAAAGCAAATAAACATGAGTAGTTATCAAATTAAAGTCGATAATGATATGTTAGAAGTTGATTTTGGCAATCGCCCCGCTACAGGCGATCGCATTGTTCGAGATGCCCATACTCGATTAAATGAGTTAATTAAGTCAGGACAACTGGCGGGAGGAACAATCCTCAAAATTAACGGACCTTTATCTCTATTGCTCAGTTTCAATTTGATCCACCAAGTCGCTCACTTGTATAAAGCGATCGCTTTGAGCGATACTCGGCTAGGTGCTTATGTGGTTGTTGTTAGTACCACTCCCGAATATCCGGTTGGCTGTCGCATCGATTTTGTCACTGGGCAAGTTACAGAAGTTCACAGTGAGTCATCAGAACCAGGCTTTTTAATTCACTGGGACGGAGATATTCTCAAAGCAGAACTAAATGGTCGGGTACAAGTAGACGGCGATCAAATTGTTCGAGATACTATTCATCGTTTGGAAGAATTAATTTCAACTGGACAAATCAAAGGTGGCAAACTCCTAAAAGTTCATGGACGAGCTTCAGTTTTAGCTGGCTGTGTCATCGCTAATCGATTAGCTCATTTATACGGCGCAATCGCGGTTTTCGATCCCAAAATAGGCGAGCCAGGACTCGATAAATATGTCATTGTTATCAGTCACAATAGCGATCAAGTAGGGGATATTCTGGAAATTTCCACAGAAGTCAAATCCAATTTGAAAATTGTTCTGTGCGGTTCTCCGAATACCGGGAAAACAGTAATGCGAGAAGGATTAAAAACAGCCTTATTACAAAGAAGAGAAGCTCCTAGTTCCTATGTTATTTCTGGTTGTCCAGATGGAGATGGCTCTTGGTATTCAGAAACCGCCCAAAAGTATCCCGAACTTGCTAAAGAATTAAAAGCCAAATATAAAGACAGTTTTACTCCTGAATTTGCTGAATCTAAAGCCCAAGCCATTGAAAGCATTCAAAATCCTTTATTAGTTTTTGATGTTGGAGGAGAGAAGAGTCCAGAAAACGAAATTATCATGTCTAAGGCAACTCATGCTGTTATTTTGGCTAAGACAGAAGCAGAGGTCAAGGAATGGCAGGAATTTTGCCAAAAATTAAACCTACCTGTGCTGGCAATTCTCTATAGCGATTTGAAGGCTAAAGCCGATCAAATTCAATCTCAATACCCACCTTTACTCGAAGGAATAATTCATCACCTCGAACGAGGAGAAGATGTTTCTAACCGACCGACAATTCATGCTTTAGTTGATGTGCTAATTCAACTAAGTTCAGCCAATTAGACTATCCACATTTGTGACAAATCAATCAGCGAACAGCTAAGCTGTTCAGCATTTAAAAAGGATAGCAATCGCCTTTCTTGTGGGAAATTGGGGGTTACCTGGGTCTTAAATCCAAAATAATTCTTAAAAATCGAGAGAAAGAGGACTATGGCAGAGCATGATTAGAACCTAGTTACTTAAACAAGGCTGATACAGATCGCACCAAGAGATATCATATCCATTGAGATCGATTAGATGACAGTTTATACAGCCATTACCTTCGCACCCGTACAGGGATTTATTGAAAAGTCTCGCAAGCTGCGAGATTTATATGGTAGTTCGTTGATTTTGTCTTACATCGCCGAAGCGATTTGTCAAGCAGCTAGGAGACATCACAATGTTCCTGAAGATAATCCATCCCCAGAACAAGATCCTGTTGTTTCTCCAGCTTTAATTAATGTGACACAGGGAACTCCCAATCAAATCCTTCTGCGAGGCGATTTTCCGAAAGAAGATGCCAAAAAAGCTCTAGATCGAGCTTGGAATAAGGTAACTAAAGAATGCCAAGATTGGCTAGAAGAAAACTGTCAAGAATGGATCGATCTACACTATAAAAAGTGGGTTGATTTAGGTATTTGGCAGGGAAAAGAAGGCAAACAAACTCAATTACCTTGGTCTAAAGATTGGCAACTCTGGACAAATCACGCCTGGGAATTCTTTTGGGCGCAAGGTAACTCTGTCACAGCAGCCAGAGAAGCTTTAAATGAAGAAAAGCGATCGCGTGCTTGGACGGGAATCAACTGGATTGGGGAGAGTTCTACTTTATCTGGTGCAGATGGAGTTGCTTATCCAGGTATGGCACTTTGGGTGGGGAAAAAATACAAAAGTAATTCAGTTGATGTTAATCAATGGAATTTTAGGATCAAACAAGAAGAAATCACCAATTTTTATCAGTATTTAAGTAATAAATTAGGTGAAAGCTTTATCGAATTTATTAGACAACAAAACGATCCTAATTCTGATATTTATCGGCAATTAAACAATCGGTATGGTAGTTTTTTGACTTGGGTAAAAAAAGATTTCCCCGGTCTTTCTGAAGATGAAAAAAAGGAAAAAATCCAAGAATATGGAGAAGCGATCGTATCTCCTAAAGAACAATTAAGTATTCCCGAACTAATTAAACGCTTAATCACTTTAGAATCCGTTGCTACCCGCATTCCGATGGATCTCAGAGAGGTTCCGTCAACCTTTCGAGATCTTAATCGTTTTAACCCCAAAAAAATCATCAACAATAACAAGCTAGAACTAGAAAATTACCCAACTGGATGGTTCCAAGGAGATGGCGATCGAGCGGGAGAATACATGAAATCGTTTCAAAAACTAGAACTATTCTCAATTAGATTGTTATTTAATTATCCAAATTGTCGTGAGTATGCTGTTTTAACTATTACCAATAGTGAATCTAATGCTCTACATTCATTTAGCTCTGCCATGTTGAATTGGGGAGAAGATGAACTGAAAAAGCAACCAGAATTCGATGTTAATTCCGCTCGAAATATTGGTCGTATCGTTTATGCGGGTGGAGACGATTTGTTAGGAGTTTTCTATCGACTCGGAGAACCGCAATTAAAAGCATCTGAATGTCTGCAATGGTTTTCTAAACTTCGTTCGAGTCAAGCTTTTGAAAATCCAGAAGATATTTGGAGTCGTCATGCAATCCCAATTACGATTAGCGTAGGCTTTGTTTGGGCTTTTCCTAATGTGCCCCAAAGAGATGTTTTACAACACTGTCGATCGGCTGAAAAATCAGCTAAAAATAATGGGCGCGATCGCTTGGCTTTAAGAGTAGTATTTAATGGGGGTAATTATTTAGAATGGGTTTGTCCTTGGTGGTTATTACCCAAAATATTTAATGGATATCGAGATCGAGATGGAGTTTCAGGAACTGATGGTAATTGGACGCACATTTATAATGATGTTGCAGTTTTAGAATCTCGCCACGCCTTGACTAACAATCAAATTGACGTAGCTTTAGCACTAATAGAAATTTATTTTCCCGATGTCAAACACCTAATTGAAGATAAAAGTAATTGGTGGAATTACTCAGGAAATTCTCATGAGAAGAGAAAAGCAGGTATTCTCGGAGAAAAAAGCAATTTTATTGACAATGATTTTCGCCCAGTTAATCAAGCAATTAATAACTGGATTATCAATTTGGCAAAAGTAGGTTTCCATCTATGCAATCAGTAGAATCACCTCCAAAACAGCAAATAACAAGACCTCCTTTTCAATATATAGTAATTGTTGAACCATTAGGTTTACTATATGGCAGTGCGGGACGATTTTTGTCCCCAGAAAATTTAGTCGGACGTTCCGGTACAAGTTTTCCTCCTTCAGCAGCTACTCTTTCAGGACTATTTGCAGCCCAAATTGAAGCCGAAAAAAAACTAAAAACAAGTGAAGAAAATGGACAACAAAAAGATAATCTTTTAAACTTTCTACAATTAGCGGGGCCTTTTTGGGCGTGGAATAACAATCCCCAGAACTTCTACGTTCCTACACCGTTCAACTGTTTGGTTAAACAACAACAAATTAAATATCAAATTGTTTGGCATTCAGAACCAAAAAAATGGCTGACAAAAATTAATGGTAAGTGGGATACACCACCAAATGACAAATTTGATAAAGGAACGTGGATGCCAATTTGTTGTTGGCAGGATTTAGGAAAAGAAAATTGCGCCATCAAAGTTGAAACGTCTCCTTGGAAAGTAGTTCCTCATCTGCACCCACGGCTACAAGAAAATCAAAGGCATACTGTAGATCCTGAAGATAATAGAGGGAGTTTATTTCTAGAAAATGGAGTACAACTAGATCCTGATGCCTGTTTAGTTTATTTATCTAATACTCAAATCCCTGATGGTTGTTACCGATTTGGTGGAGAAGGTCATTTAGTAGATTTAAGTTGTCAAGAAATAAATGAATACTTGCAAAATCTTTTGAAAGAAAATGTAGGTTGTACATTTGCACTGATAACTCCTGCTATTTGGGGTTCAAATCGTCAATCTTATCGCGCACCCGAACAAGATAAAGAAGGCAATCTAAGTTGGGGAAATAGCCCAGTAACAATTCTTACCGAACGTCCTCACCCAACGCGATTCCGTTTGGGTAAATATCCAGAAACCGCCTCAGATATCTCAACCCCTAGAATTCTGTCGCGGGGTCGATATACAACCCCAGCCGGAACGGTTTATATATTAGAAAATCCTCTTCCTGCTTGGCAGGAATGGAATGAAGATTGGTTTCCAAAAGAAGGATTTTTTTCGTTTAAGCGTTGGGGGTTTGGTTTGGCTTTGCCTTTAGAAAGTAAAAGGTCTATTAATTAATATGCCAACTATAATTACGACTACAGGAACATCTTTATTGACTTTATGGAGTCGAGTTAGACAACAACAAGAACTTGCAGAAATAGTTGCAGAAGCTCCGGCTTCAGAAACTACTAATTCTTCAGATAAAATTAGTAGCTTGCTTCAAGAGGTCAAACATCACTACCCCAAAAACACTGGGAAATTTGCCCAAACAATGGCATCATTGTCGGTTGTAGAAAGTGTCATGGGAGAGCCTTTTGCGAATCCCACTTTAAAAAGAGTTAAGCACGTAGGAGAAGATGGTTTGATGAAGGTTATTTGGGGTGATTATGATAAAGCTGTAAATATTATTATTCAAACTACAGGCAAAGGAAAAGCACAAACCTTAAAAGTCGCATCTCTAATTCATTCTTTATTGGAAAAGTAGTCTTCCAATAATCAACTAAATTTATCGAGCTAGCAGAACCGATTGAATCAAGGCGATCCCATAACTAATTTATTAATTTGCAGAGATTTATCTTTCATGTATCAAAAAGCTTACGGAATTATTGAAACTCTAGCACCACTCCACGTTGGGGCAAGTGCGGGGGAAGAAACAGGCAATCTTAACCTCATCTTTCGAGATCAATTTACCCAGACAGGGATTATTCCAGGGAGTTCTATTCGCGGACGGTTTCGCGCTGATATGCGATTCTCCAAAGGAGATGCTAAGCAGCCAGGATTAGGAAATCAATTAACCAATATTTGGTACGGACATCAAGCAGAGTCAGACGAAAATGAAAATGTAGCAGAAACTGCGGAGACTGATGCTGCTAATCAAGAACAAACACAAAGTAAAAATAAAAACAAAACTACAGAAGCATTAGTTAAATTTGAATATGCCTCCCTAGTTTGGCTACCGATATTCTGTCCGGGACAACCGATGGTTTGGGTAACATGTCCTCGATTGTTGAAACGTTACAAACAAATTACAGGCATTCAGGCAGAAATTCCTAAAACTAGAGATGCCCAAAATAATCCCCTTCCCTATCCCGTGAAATTAAATAGAAATCAAAATCGCTTATTCTTCAATTTAGGTTTTTTAGATAATTTACAACCAACACCAAGTTTATCCAGATGGATTCCGCCAACAAGTACGTTACAGCCAGATAGTTTAGTAGTTGTTGATGATAATGATATTAGTATCATTCACGAAATGGGACTATATCGTCAAACTCGGACAAAGCTAAATGAAAATGTGAAAAAAGTCGAAAATTTCTTTGGTTTTGAAGCCTTACCCGAAGATAGCATTTTAATTTTTCCTGTTGCCATTAAAAAGGATATGCCTCAATATGCCCAGGAGAAACTAAACAAATTAGAACAAGAGCATAAATGGCAACCGTTTAGCGATCGCCAATCCCAAGAACTTTACTTTGGTGGCTTAGAGTCAATTGGATGCGGTCGCTGCCTAGTTACGTTAACAGGTGAATATATTTCCACTAATCAAAGGGATAATTAATATGAGTTGGCAGCCTTATAGTTTAGATAGAATTGCCCAAAAATTAGTAATTAAATATCGTGATCGGGAGGTTTTAAATGAATCCCATAAAATGCGGATGACAGTTGCCTATGGATTAGAACGTTTTTGGGGCGAACATTTACGCTTGAGAAAGGAGGCTGAAGGGCAATACTGGAAAGATGTTTGGGCGGCGCTGGTTAATCAGATTTTACAACCAGCAAATATTCTATTACCTAACGATCCAGTCAATATCGAAGAACCCCCTCGTCAAGAAACAAAAGAACAAAAGGCAGCAAGAGAAGCAAGGAATACCGAACAAATAAAAAATATGGCGAATAAATTATGGGAATTTGCTGATGAACATCCTGACGACCAGCGTATAGCCCTAGCGGTACTTACTCAATTATGCGACTGTCTAGTTTGGTGGACGCAACGATATAAACCCAAAAATTAAAATTCAGATTAAAGGAAAAATCATGATTCAAGGACTCGATCAATGGGCAGCACAAAATGACATGGAACCCGAACCGGAACCTACTCAATCTCAAATAGGACGAATCATTGTTAAAAAGCAAGCGGAGTTCATCTTGCAAAATGAACCTCCCATGATGTATCGCGCTCAAGTACAAGGACGTTGTAATTTACAATTTGCAGGAGATAGCAGCAATTTAAAAAAATGGCAAGAAGAATGGACGCTTCCACAACGAGACAGAAAACCATCCCATCAATATGAATATCAACCATTAAACAGTGATCATCCAAACAACTTAATTCACTCAATTAAAATTGAATTTCCCTACAGGGTTTTGAGTAATTCTGGTCAAGACAGTATTCTGCGTCCGGTTCTCAGCGTTCATGGTATACCTTTTGTTCCTGGAAGCAGTGTTAAAGGGATATTTAGACGACTTGGCAAGTTTAAACCCAACGATTCATCAGATAAAAAGACTATTGAAACATACTGTGGTATAGAAGAAAAACCTGGTATTTTACGCTTTCATGGTGCTTATCCTATAGGA includes:
- a CDS encoding RAMP superfamily CRISPR-associated protein; translation: MNQGDPITNLLICRDLSFMYQKAYGIIETLAPLHVGASAGEETGNLNLIFRDQFTQTGIIPGSSIRGRFRADMRFSKGDAKQPGLGNQLTNIWYGHQAESDENENVAETAETDAANQEQTQSKNKNKTTEALVKFEYASLVWLPIFCPGQPMVWVTCPRLLKRYKQITGIQAEIPKTRDAQNNPLPYPVKLNRNQNRLFFNLGFLDNLQPTPSLSRWIPPTSTLQPDSLVVVDDNDISIIHEMGLYRQTRTKLNENVKKVENFFGFEALPEDSILIFPVAIKKDMPQYAQEKLNKLEQEHKWQPFSDRQSQELYFGGLESIGCGRCLVTLTGEYISTNQRDN
- a CDS encoding Cas10/Cmr2 second palm domain-containing protein: MTVYTAITFAPVQGFIEKSRKLRDLYGSSLILSYIAEAICQAARRHHNVPEDNPSPEQDPVVSPALINVTQGTPNQILLRGDFPKEDAKKALDRAWNKVTKECQDWLEENCQEWIDLHYKKWVDLGIWQGKEGKQTQLPWSKDWQLWTNHAWEFFWAQGNSVTAAREALNEEKRSRAWTGINWIGESSTLSGADGVAYPGMALWVGKKYKSNSVDVNQWNFRIKQEEITNFYQYLSNKLGESFIEFIRQQNDPNSDIYRQLNNRYGSFLTWVKKDFPGLSEDEKKEKIQEYGEAIVSPKEQLSIPELIKRLITLESVATRIPMDLREVPSTFRDLNRFNPKKIINNNKLELENYPTGWFQGDGDRAGEYMKSFQKLELFSIRLLFNYPNCREYAVLTITNSESNALHSFSSAMLNWGEDELKKQPEFDVNSARNIGRIVYAGGDDLLGVFYRLGEPQLKASECLQWFSKLRSSQAFENPEDIWSRHAIPITISVGFVWAFPNVPQRDVLQHCRSAEKSAKNNGRDRLALRVVFNGGNYLEWVCPWWLLPKIFNGYRDRDGVSGTDGNWTHIYNDVAVLESRHALTNNQIDVALALIEIYFPDVKHLIEDKSNWWNYSGNSHEKRKAGILGEKSNFIDNDFRPVNQAINNWIINLAKVGFHLCNQ
- a CDS encoding type III-B CRISPR module-associated Cmr3 family protein, translating into MQSVESPPKQQITRPPFQYIVIVEPLGLLYGSAGRFLSPENLVGRSGTSFPPSAATLSGLFAAQIEAEKKLKTSEENGQQKDNLLNFLQLAGPFWAWNNNPQNFYVPTPFNCLVKQQQIKYQIVWHSEPKKWLTKINGKWDTPPNDKFDKGTWMPICCWQDLGKENCAIKVETSPWKVVPHLHPRLQENQRHTVDPEDNRGSLFLENGVQLDPDACLVYLSNTQIPDGCYRFGGEGHLVDLSCQEINEYLQNLLKENVGCTFALITPAIWGSNRQSYRAPEQDKEGNLSWGNSPVTILTERPHPTRFRLGKYPETASDISTPRILSRGRYTTPAGTVYILENPLPAWQEWNEDWFPKEGFFSFKRWGFGLALPLESKRSIN